From the Maioricimonas rarisocia genome, one window contains:
- a CDS encoding alginate export family protein, with protein sequence MKIRITTLLGLIISAGGTVAVAQDDAGDRASLAGDAPEVVSAVHSDEGETETITPVGAWSGADMADWLEPFECSGDCWLESDKPALHMLRNQPLFGELTGSVGGELRYRYLNENNRLRPGGPGRSSYNQWRFAPFMEAKYGDWVTGHVQAIDSSTFNAELPELPIDENRADLLQYYVDLKVWEFGDSDPLRFRYGRQLLKYGAQRLVSPLGWSNTYRNFEGYRGYYDSNAWAIDAFAVQPVNGAAGNVYRPTSFDTPDQSVWFSGVYATWKEMPHGALDLYWLWLHEEEAKANRQDGRRHTIGARYAGSHPVKECDTTVLTYTWDLEGAWQFGTDSFVSGGANQDVSAGFISTIGGVTFDKVAWKPSVKGIFWWGSGDDDPTDGDINTLTTLYPLGHAYWGLIDNFNGANLIDYSVQVSVKPTKKLTLLAAMHWFEKEDANDFIYNIAGAPLGPLGTPKEIGQELDLVATYAVNPNLQLQLGYFWFWYADAVDTTALARDDASQIYFMSTWAF encoded by the coding sequence ATGAAGATCCGGATCACCACACTGCTGGGATTAATCATCAGTGCCGGCGGCACCGTAGCCGTCGCGCAGGACGACGCTGGCGACAGAGCATCGCTGGCTGGTGATGCACCGGAGGTCGTGTCGGCAGTTCATTCCGACGAGGGTGAGACCGAAACGATCACGCCGGTCGGTGCCTGGAGCGGGGCCGATATGGCGGACTGGCTCGAGCCGTTCGAATGCAGCGGCGACTGCTGGCTCGAGAGCGACAAGCCGGCTCTGCATATGCTTCGCAATCAGCCGCTGTTCGGCGAGCTGACCGGCAGTGTGGGGGGCGAACTCCGCTACCGCTATCTCAATGAGAACAACCGTCTGCGACCGGGCGGGCCGGGGCGTTCCAGCTACAACCAGTGGCGGTTTGCTCCGTTCATGGAAGCGAAGTATGGGGACTGGGTGACCGGTCACGTGCAGGCGATCGATTCCTCCACGTTCAATGCCGAGCTTCCCGAACTGCCGATCGACGAGAACCGGGCCGACCTGCTGCAGTACTACGTCGACCTGAAGGTGTGGGAGTTCGGCGATAGTGATCCGCTGCGGTTCCGCTACGGCCGGCAACTGCTCAAGTACGGGGCGCAGCGACTGGTGTCGCCGCTCGGCTGGTCGAACACCTACCGGAACTTCGAAGGTTACCGCGGCTATTACGATTCGAATGCGTGGGCGATCGACGCCTTCGCGGTGCAGCCGGTCAACGGCGCCGCCGGCAACGTCTACCGGCCGACGAGCTTCGATACGCCGGACCAGAGCGTCTGGTTCAGTGGTGTGTATGCCACCTGGAAAGAGATGCCGCACGGAGCGCTCGATCTGTACTGGCTCTGGCTGCACGAAGAGGAGGCGAAGGCGAATCGTCAGGATGGCCGCCGGCATACGATCGGGGCCCGGTACGCCGGCAGCCACCCGGTCAAAGAGTGCGACACGACGGTGCTGACGTACACGTGGGATCTCGAAGGAGCCTGGCAGTTCGGCACAGACTCGTTCGTCAGTGGTGGTGCGAATCAGGACGTGAGTGCCGGGTTCATCTCGACGATTGGTGGTGTCACGTTCGACAAGGTGGCCTGGAAGCCGAGCGTGAAAGGCATCTTCTGGTGGGGTTCGGGGGACGACGATCCGACCGACGGAGACATCAACACGCTGACGACGCTGTATCCGCTCGGTCATGCCTATTGGGGACTGATCGACAACTTCAACGGGGCCAACCTGATCGACTACAGCGTGCAGGTGAGCGTCAAGCCGACGAAGAAGCTGACGTTGCTGGCGGCGATGCACTGGTTCGAGAAAGAAGACGCGAACGACTTCATCTACAACATCGCCGGGGCTCCGCTGGGACCGCTCGGGACGCCGAAGGAGATCGGTCAGGAGCTCGATCTCGTGGCGACGTACGCTGTGAATCCGAACCTGCAGCTGCAGCTGGGATACTTCTGGTTCTGGTACGCGGACGCGGTCGACACGACGGCTCTGGCCCGCGACGACGCCAGCCAGATCTACTTCATGTCGACGTGGGCGTTTTGA
- a CDS encoding radical SAM family protein yields the protein MPIDVTETTIRNVLTRTTGYLRTVTSHSLQPYRGCTFGNALCGVGCYVRHNGHVLRGRAWGSFLEVRTNAADSYRDNVERERRWAERRGEQFSIFLSSSTDPFVPQERKYGITRSVLEAMCDDPPGRLILQTHTHRVQDAISLLERLGQLCELRVHVSIESDRETLPGMPPPTSSVDRRFEACAELKDAGLRTVVTVSPLLPIEDPDAFFARIAETADAVVIDHYIGGDGSPDGSRTERTSLPEAMRAVDPESDTLAYRDRIVEVAQRHLPGRVGVSIDGFAGRYLDA from the coding sequence ATGCCGATTGATGTGACCGAGACGACCATCCGCAACGTCCTCACCCGGACGACGGGGTATCTGCGGACGGTCACTTCGCATTCGCTGCAGCCGTACCGGGGATGTACGTTCGGCAATGCGCTGTGTGGCGTGGGCTGCTACGTCCGGCACAATGGGCATGTGCTGCGGGGACGCGCGTGGGGCTCGTTTCTCGAAGTCCGCACGAATGCCGCCGACAGTTACCGCGACAATGTCGAACGGGAACGTCGCTGGGCCGAACGCCGCGGCGAACAGTTCTCGATTTTCCTGTCCAGTTCGACCGACCCGTTCGTGCCGCAGGAGAGGAAGTACGGCATCACGCGGTCGGTTCTCGAAGCGATGTGTGACGATCCACCAGGCCGGCTGATCCTGCAGACGCATACGCATCGTGTGCAGGATGCAATCTCACTGCTGGAGCGACTCGGACAGCTCTGCGAGCTGAGGGTGCATGTGTCGATCGAATCGGATCGCGAGACGCTTCCCGGTATGCCTCCACCGACGTCGTCGGTCGATCGGCGATTCGAAGCGTGTGCGGAACTCAAGGACGCGGGACTGCGGACGGTGGTGACGGTCTCGCCACTGCTGCCGATCGAGGATCCTGATGCGTTCTTCGCACGCATTGCGGAGACGGCCGATGCGGTGGTGATCGACCATTACATCGGCGGGGACGGTTCGCCCGATGGTTCGAGAACCGAGCGGACGAGTCTGCCCGAAGCGATGCGGGCGGTCGATCCCGAGTCGGACACGCTCGCCTATCGCGACCGCATTGTGGAAGTGGCGCAACGTCACCTGCCGGGCCGCGTCGGCGTGAGCATCGACGGTTTCGCGGGGCGGTACCTGGATGCGTGA
- a CDS encoding DUF1549 domain-containing protein, producing MKLGHILTPLLVVAGIGALSAMAVRDPVTLDAPAGAVSTGLDDVVSEADAWFDARWSADGIEPAETADDLTVLRRLSLALHGTIPSLEEIRQFESDDRPDRLEQWTAAMLDDTRFADYFAERLARAFVGVEQGQFVIFRRDRFTNWLSRQLRDDRPYDEIVRDMIGGQGVWTGKGEVNFVTAAFANDEFDPNKLTARTVRSFLGQRIDCAQCHDHPFDDWTQAQFEGLTAHYAPVSLSLVGVEDADRFAFELSEEHLEELQAEEVTDRLRRVFRKNDQRIRKHARLETLVEGQLWVVHDGNENEKDDLQPRFAIHNDEGTLRVSNHEGEYIVNDTRYDEVRVVPPAVPFHPEWLGQEGTPRQRLAEWVTHPENQRFERALVNRVWGLMFGRPFASDRPVDDLPDPDDPATAESLALLDMLGDDFREHNCSVKRLVQVIAASRPFRLASDVESASETQIEELEQAWAVFPLVRLRPEQVIGSMLQAASVKTIDRKSHLFVRFLRFVREENFVDEFGDPGENELSDRVGTIPQALLRMNGQLASELTEPNPFGSVGRIAALAGSPEATLDACYLICLTRRPTQPEREHFLPQLEKRREAQAIQDLFWALYNSPEFSWNH from the coding sequence GTGAAACTCGGGCACATCCTCACGCCGCTGCTCGTCGTCGCCGGAATCGGTGCCCTGTCTGCGATGGCGGTGCGCGATCCGGTCACGCTGGATGCTCCGGCTGGAGCCGTTTCGACCGGTCTTGACGATGTGGTGTCAGAAGCGGACGCGTGGTTCGATGCCCGCTGGTCTGCAGACGGAATCGAGCCGGCAGAGACTGCCGATGACCTGACGGTGCTGCGGAGATTGTCCCTGGCGCTGCACGGGACGATTCCTTCGCTGGAAGAGATCCGCCAGTTCGAGTCGGACGATCGGCCGGACCGGCTCGAGCAGTGGACCGCCGCCATGCTCGATGACACGCGATTCGCCGACTATTTCGCCGAGCGGCTCGCCCGGGCATTCGTCGGCGTGGAGCAGGGGCAGTTTGTGATCTTTCGGCGGGACCGGTTTACGAACTGGCTGAGCCGGCAACTGCGGGACGATCGTCCCTACGACGAAATCGTTCGGGACATGATCGGGGGCCAGGGTGTCTGGACCGGCAAGGGAGAGGTGAACTTCGTGACGGCGGCCTTCGCGAACGACGAGTTCGACCCGAACAAGCTGACGGCCCGCACGGTTCGCTCATTTCTCGGACAGCGGATCGACTGTGCCCAGTGCCACGATCATCCGTTCGATGACTGGACGCAGGCGCAGTTCGAGGGGCTGACGGCCCATTACGCTCCCGTCTCGCTGTCGCTGGTGGGAGTGGAGGATGCCGACCGGTTCGCCTTCGAGTTGTCCGAAGAGCACCTCGAAGAACTGCAGGCGGAAGAGGTCACCGACCGTCTCCGGCGAGTCTTCCGGAAGAACGATCAGCGGATCCGCAAGCACGCCCGTCTGGAGACACTCGTCGAGGGGCAGCTGTGGGTCGTGCACGACGGGAATGAGAACGAGAAGGATGATCTCCAGCCGCGGTTTGCCATTCACAATGATGAAGGCACGTTGCGGGTGAGCAACCACGAGGGAGAGTACATCGTCAATGATACGCGGTACGACGAGGTGCGCGTCGTGCCGCCGGCGGTGCCGTTCCATCCCGAGTGGCTCGGCCAGGAGGGGACACCCCGGCAGCGGCTGGCGGAATGGGTGACCCATCCGGAGAACCAAAGGTTCGAGCGGGCGCTTGTGAACCGGGTGTGGGGACTGATGTTCGGACGGCCATTCGCTTCGGATCGACCGGTGGATGACCTGCCCGATCCGGATGACCCGGCGACGGCGGAGTCGCTGGCGCTGCTGGACATGCTGGGGGACGACTTTCGCGAACACAATTGCAGTGTGAAGCGACTGGTCCAGGTCATCGCAGCCAGTCGGCCGTTTCGGCTCGCGTCTGATGTCGAATCGGCCAGCGAAACGCAGATCGAAGAGCTGGAACAGGCCTGGGCGGTCTTCCCGCTGGTTCGACTGCGGCCGGAGCAGGTGATCGGCTCGATGCTGCAGGCGGCGTCGGTGAAGACGATCGACCGGAAGTCGCATCTGTTCGTGCGGTTCCTGCGGTTCGTCCGTGAGGAGAACTTCGTCGACGAGTTCGGCGACCCCGGCGAGAACGAACTGAGCGACCGTGTGGGAACAATCCCGCAGGCGCTGCTGCGGATGAACGGTCAGCTCGCCTCGGAACTGACGGAGCCGAATCCGTTCGGATCGGTGGGACGGATCGCGGCACTGGCCGGTTCGCCCGAAGCAACGCTCGATGCGTGTTACCTGATCTGCCTGACGCGGCGGCCGACGCAGCCGGAGCGGGAGCACTTTCTGCCGCAACTCGAAAAGCGACGCGAAGCGCAGGCGATCCAGGACCTGTTCTGGGCCCTGTACAACTCTCCGGAGTTCTCATGGAATCACTGA
- a CDS encoding DUF1501 domain-containing protein, whose protein sequence is MESLMHDPSSERGMIDMDCSLNQPVSRRDVLRLAAGLGVSFTLPALDLLAAAQRGSERPRSLIILWMAGGPSQLETWDPHPGSKFGGPTKAIDTTVPGLQIADLFPRMAEQMHHLSVIRSLVSKEGDHERGTYFVQTGYRPDPTVVHPAMGAIVANRLQDSTLEIPQHVSLASGDGFVVPRGGYLGDQWDAFRIFDPGRNIRNMQTRVGDQRQQRRLQNLDVVSSAFRRGRERAVEQTLHEDVVERALRMMSSEQLKAFQIDDEPQEVVERYGDSRFGRGCLVARRLVEQGVRSTQVVLQGFDTHANNFEGHKTQAEILDPAFASLMQDLAERDLLDSTMVLCVGEFGRTPQINPLDGRDHWPLGFSCVLGGGGLRSGLVIGETSPEDQVRDRKLKPADPVEIPDLYATILSRMGIDGDEEINTPIGRPIAICEGAPIAKLLEDA, encoded by the coding sequence ATGGAATCACTGATGCATGACCCCTCGTCAGAACGCGGGATGATCGATATGGATTGCTCGCTCAATCAACCGGTGAGCCGCCGGGATGTGCTGCGGCTGGCGGCGGGGCTGGGCGTGTCGTTTACGCTGCCGGCTCTGGATCTGCTGGCGGCAGCTCAGCGCGGCAGTGAACGACCGCGGTCGCTGATCATCCTGTGGATGGCGGGCGGTCCCAGTCAGCTCGAGACTTGGGACCCGCATCCCGGATCGAAGTTCGGCGGACCGACGAAGGCGATCGACACGACGGTGCCGGGGCTGCAGATTGCCGATCTGTTTCCCCGCATGGCCGAGCAGATGCATCATCTGTCGGTGATTCGCTCGCTGGTCTCGAAAGAAGGGGACCACGAGCGGGGGACGTACTTCGTGCAGACCGGTTACCGGCCGGACCCGACCGTCGTCCACCCGGCGATGGGGGCCATCGTGGCAAACCGGCTTCAGGATTCGACGCTCGAGATCCCTCAGCACGTCTCGCTGGCGAGCGGTGACGGTTTCGTCGTGCCTCGGGGGGGCTACCTGGGGGACCAGTGGGACGCGTTCCGCATTTTCGATCCGGGACGGAACATTCGAAACATGCAGACGCGGGTCGGAGATCAGCGTCAGCAGCGGCGACTGCAGAATCTTGATGTCGTCTCGTCGGCGTTTCGGCGGGGACGGGAGCGGGCCGTCGAGCAGACCCTGCACGAAGATGTCGTCGAACGGGCGCTGCGGATGATGTCGTCGGAACAGCTCAAAGCGTTCCAGATCGACGACGAGCCGCAGGAGGTTGTCGAGCGGTACGGAGACTCGCGCTTCGGGCGGGGTTGCCTGGTTGCCCGGCGGCTGGTGGAGCAGGGGGTGCGGTCGACTCAGGTCGTGCTGCAGGGGTTCGATACGCACGCGAACAATTTTGAGGGGCACAAGACGCAGGCCGAAATCCTCGACCCGGCCTTTGCCTCGCTGATGCAGGATCTGGCCGAGCGGGACCTGCTCGATTCGACGATGGTGCTGTGCGTCGGCGAGTTCGGTCGTACGCCGCAGATCAATCCGCTCGACGGCCGGGATCACTGGCCGCTTGGCTTTTCCTGCGTGCTGGGGGGCGGCGGGCTGCGGAGCGGGCTGGTAATCGGCGAGACGTCGCCGGAAGACCAGGTGCGTGACCGGAAGCTGAAGCCGGCCGACCCGGTGGAGATCCCCGATCTGTATGCGACCATCCTGTCGCGGATGGGGATCGACGGCGACGAGGAAATCAACACTCCCATTGGGCGGCCGATCGCCATCTGCGAAGGGGCGCCGATCGCGAAGCTGCTGGAGGACGCCTGA
- a CDS encoding DUF2237 family protein: MSRAKNVLGRELLTCSVDPLTGFYRDGCCNTGEGDLGLHVVCAEMTEEFLAFSTSRGNDLVTPNPLFGFAGLKPGDRWCLCAQRWKEALDAGVAPPVVLEATHMSTLEFVDLEDLQAHAIDADADELS, encoded by the coding sequence ATGAGCCGCGCCAAGAATGTCCTGGGCCGCGAACTTCTCACCTGCTCCGTCGACCCGTTGACCGGCTTCTACCGCGATGGCTGCTGCAACACCGGCGAGGGAGACCTGGGCCTGCACGTCGTCTGTGCCGAGATGACCGAAGAGTTTCTCGCCTTCTCCACCTCGCGCGGCAACGATCTGGTCACTCCGAATCCGCTGTTCGGCTTTGCCGGCCTCAAACCGGGCGATCGCTGGTGCCTGTGTGCTCAGCGCTGGAAAGAAGCGCTCGACGCCGGCGTGGCTCCGCCGGTCGTGCTGGAAGCAACGCACATGTCGACGCTGGAATTCGTCGACCTCGAAGACCTTCAGGCCCACGCCATCGACGCCGATGCCGACGAGCTTTCCTGA
- a CDS encoding prephenate dehydrogenase: MSTQQSQSGFRVGTLAVVGVGLIGGSVAAAARQRGVAERVIGIGRRMERLEPAREAGLIDVCAIDPSAASEADLTVVCTPVDRIVDDVRAVAAAAQGRMLITDGGSVKQSICRRLSRGLPEGVTFVGAHPLAGSEKSGWEHARADLYDGRICVVTPEPGAASDTAVEQTVAFWQALGMRTLQMDPHAHDRSLALTSHLPHVVASALASLLTEREFELAATGFRDTTRIAAGDPDLWTAIFLQNAEPVAAEIDLLIHRLQEFQQSIADGDAEVVRRLLARGKARRDRLS, from the coding sequence ATGTCCACTCAGCAGTCTCAGTCCGGATTCCGTGTCGGTACGCTCGCTGTTGTCGGCGTTGGTCTGATCGGGGGATCTGTTGCCGCCGCGGCCCGCCAGCGCGGCGTGGCCGAACGCGTGATCGGCATCGGCCGTCGCATGGAACGGCTGGAGCCCGCGCGGGAAGCCGGACTGATCGATGTCTGTGCGATCGATCCGTCGGCCGCATCCGAAGCGGACCTTACCGTCGTCTGCACTCCCGTCGACCGCATCGTCGATGACGTGCGCGCCGTGGCTGCCGCTGCGCAGGGCAGAATGCTGATCACCGATGGCGGCAGCGTGAAGCAGTCGATCTGCCGGCGGCTGAGCCGGGGGCTTCCGGAAGGAGTGACCTTCGTGGGGGCGCATCCGCTGGCCGGCTCGGAGAAGAGCGGCTGGGAGCATGCGCGGGCCGACCTGTACGACGGACGCATCTGCGTGGTGACTCCCGAGCCGGGGGCCGCGAGTGATACTGCAGTCGAGCAGACGGTCGCGTTCTGGCAGGCCCTTGGGATGCGGACGCTGCAGATGGATCCGCACGCGCATGATCGATCTCTGGCGCTGACCAGTCATCTGCCCCATGTTGTCGCTTCGGCCCTGGCGTCGCTGCTGACCGAACGGGAATTCGAGCTGGCGGCGACGGGGTTTCGGGACACGACCCGGATTGCCGCGGGCGATCCTGATCTGTGGACCGCAATCTTTCTGCAGAATGCCGAACCTGTGGCAGCCGAGATCGATCTGTTGATTCACCGGTTGCAGGAGTTTCAGCAGTCGATTGCCGATGGCGACGCCGAGGTCGTCCGCCGCCTGCTGGCCAGGGGGAAGGCCCGCCGCGATCGACTCAGCTGA